One Pseudoalteromonas rubra genomic window, GCGCTGCGTCAGAGAAGTGATGAGGCGGAGTTACAGGTGGCGGATCTGGCATCCATCGACGCGCTGGACGCATTTTCTTTCAAAGCTGAGCTGTAATACCAATCCGCATTAATACATAACCAATGTGAGAGATTAAATCTGCCGATAACAGTGTTAAAAATTTCTCATTTAGAATAACTAAATAGCAAAATTTTTGCCTCGTTATCGCCGAGATTTACTCGTCTCAAGATTGGCTACTTAATTATGCGGATTGGTATAAACCTTTTTTATTTGCATAAAAAGGTGGGAAAAGTCCAATCCGGTCAGAATTGACCGGTTTTCTTCCCTTTAAATCAGTAAGATACACCTAAGCTTGAGAAAGCTAAATCAAGAGATACAGCAAGCTGTCAGAGAACAGCAAGATTCCGCAAGTTAAAAACCACCGGCTCAGAATGATGAGCGGTGGTTTTTTTATGTCTGAACCTGGCGGGTTTACTGTGTCGAGTTTAAACCGGTCAAAGTTGACCGTTTTTAATTGCTAAAAATCAGTAAGATACACCTAAGCTTGAGAAAGTTAAGTCAAGAGATACAGTAAGCTGTTTGAGAACAGCAAGATCCCGCAGGTTAAAAACCACCGGCTCAGAATGATGAGCGGTGGTTTTTTTATGTCTGAACCTGGTGGGTTTACTGTGTCGAGTTTAAACCGGTCAAAGTTGACCGTTTTTAATCACTAAAAATCAGTAAGGTACACCTAAGCTTGAGAAAGTTGAGTCAAGAGATAAAGACAGCTGTTACGAAGCAGTAAGATTCCGCAAGTTAAAAACCACCGGCTCAGAATAATGAGCGGTGGTTTTTTTATGCCTGAACCGGAGAGGGCTTACTGTGTCGATTTTAAACCGGTCAAAGTTGACCGTTTTTAATCACTAAAAATCAGTAAGATACACCTAAGCTTGAGAAAGCTAACAAAAGATTAAAACGTACTTCCCGTGATAAACCCGATGCGATTCTGCCTGATGCAGTATCAGTCGGGTTTTTTTATAACTTAATTTTGTATGACAGAGGATGAGATGAGCCAATTTGCGACACCAGACCTGTCCCGGGTGCCTTTACCTGAGCTGTTACAGGATGTGGATTTCGAGCAACAGTTTAAGGAGATCAAACAGCGTTTTTTAACCGCTCATCCTCAATACAATGATGCTTTGGCACTTGAAAGTGACCCGTTGACCGCCTTGTTGCAAACACTGGCCTATCAGCAGGTCCTGTATACGCAACAAACAAACGATGCGGTTCGGGGTGTGATGCTGGCAACGGCCAGTGGTGCAGACCTGGATGCCATCGCTTCGCGATATAACCTTTTGCGTGGCGACGCTGAGAGTGATAGCCGGTTTCGCCAGCGTATTCAGCTGGCTTTTGATGGTTTGAATACCGCAGGCAGTGCCTCGGCTTATACCTTTCATACTCTATCGCTCGATACGAGCATTCGTGATGTCACTATATCCAGCCCGACCCCCTGTGACGTTGCCTTGACCATTCTCAGCACTGAAGGAGATGGCACGCCGTCTCAGGCATTGCTTGATAAAGTGGGTAAACATTTTGCTGCCCAGGGATGGGAGCACCTGGGGGTGTCACAAGTGCGACCCCTGGGCGATCGGGTCACCGTTCATGCCGCTGAAATCGTGCCGTTTACCGTTAAGGCGGAGCTGGTGGTATTACCTGGGCCGTCTGCTAACGCAATTCTACAGGCTGCCGAGATCGCATTACAAGATTATCTGGTGAGCCGTCAGGCGCTTGGGAAAAAAGTGACCCGGGCCGGATTGTTTGCTGCGCTGCATCGCGAAGGGGTAGAGGAGGTGAATTTGCTGTCTCCTGCAAGCAATGTATCCGTCACGGATGTGCAGTCAGCCCGGTGCGAATACGCACAGGTGATTGTGGTGGTGAAAGATGAATGATTTATTACCAGGTAGCGCATCAGCGCTGAGCCGTGCCCTTGCCCAACAAATGACAAAACCAGGCAAAGTAAGAGCATTACTGCTTG contains:
- a CDS encoding baseplate assembly protein, yielding MSQFATPDLSRVPLPELLQDVDFEQQFKEIKQRFLTAHPQYNDALALESDPLTALLQTLAYQQVLYTQQTNDAVRGVMLATASGADLDAIASRYNLLRGDAESDSRFRQRIQLAFDGLNTAGSASAYTFHTLSLDTSIRDVTISSPTPCDVALTILSTEGDGTPSQALLDKVGKHFAAQGWEHLGVSQVRPLGDRVTVHAAEIVPFTVKAELVVLPGPSANAILQAAEIALQDYLVSRQALGKKVTRAGLFAALHREGVEEVNLLSPASNVSVTDVQSARCEYAQVIVVVKDE